One Burkholderia thailandensis E264 genomic window carries:
- a CDS encoding cyclase family protein produces MTERRWRRRPAGSNWGEFGDEDEKGRLNWLTERKVLEGLAEVKAGKVFSLSLPLDVPRGGGLNARRQPPRVMAAQLGGRPYFGYRADESARNATDVVCDDAFCVHSQYSTQWDALSHVGGVFDADDDGHAEVVFYNGYRLGEHVVVPKEGDSEGGAHALGIEVMAQTGVQGRGVLIDLRHHYGDERRKVGYEALMRVLEADRVEVERGDMVCVHTGFAERLLGEEAGSLTGGCVLDGEDGRLLKWVDESGLSVLAADNHAVEERPGVLKSRERPGALMPLHELCLFKLGIHLGELWRLTPLAQWLRREGRSRFLLTAPPLHIRGLVGSPVNPVATV; encoded by the coding sequence TTGACTGAACGACGGTGGAGACGGCGCCCGGCGGGGTCGAACTGGGGCGAGTTCGGGGATGAGGACGAGAAGGGCAGGCTGAACTGGCTGACGGAGCGCAAGGTTCTGGAGGGGCTGGCGGAGGTGAAGGCGGGGAAGGTGTTTTCGCTGAGCCTGCCGCTGGATGTTCCGCGTGGGGGTGGGCTGAACGCTCGGCGGCAGCCGCCGCGGGTGATGGCGGCGCAACTGGGCGGCCGGCCGTATTTCGGCTACCGGGCGGACGAGTCGGCGCGCAACGCGACGGACGTGGTGTGCGACGACGCGTTCTGCGTGCACTCGCAATACTCGACGCAGTGGGATGCGCTGTCGCACGTGGGCGGGGTGTTCGACGCGGACGACGACGGTCATGCGGAGGTGGTGTTCTACAACGGCTACCGGTTGGGCGAGCACGTGGTGGTGCCGAAGGAGGGGGACAGCGAGGGAGGCGCGCACGCGCTGGGGATAGAGGTGATGGCGCAGACGGGGGTGCAGGGTCGCGGGGTGCTGATCGACTTGCGGCACCACTACGGAGACGAACGTCGCAAGGTGGGCTACGAGGCGCTGATGCGGGTGCTGGAGGCGGATCGCGTGGAAGTGGAGCGTGGGGACATGGTGTGCGTGCACACGGGGTTCGCGGAGCGATTGCTGGGAGAGGAGGCTGGGTCGTTGACGGGGGGCTGCGTGCTGGACGGAGAGGACGGGCGGCTGCTGAAGTGGGTGGACGAGAGCGGGCTGTCGGTGCTGGCGGCGGACAATCACGCGGTGGAGGAGCGGCCTGGGGTGTTGAAGTCGAGGGAGAGGCCGGGTGCGCTGATGCCGTTGCACGAGCTGTGTCTGTTCAAGCTGGGCATACATCTCGGCGAGCTGTGGAGGCTGACGCCGCTGGCGCAGTGGCTGCGAAGGGAAGGGCGCAGCCGGTTTCTGCTGACGGCGCCGCCGCTGCACATTCGCGGGCTGGTGGGCTCGCCCGTCAATCCGGTCGCGACGGTCTGA
- a CDS encoding MmgE/PrpD family protein, giving the protein MSAADLTITRAAARRAGPVATPPADGIVGALGRFAAAVRIDGLELQLREEAAARVLDLLGNSLIAHREPVAHAVLRVVRGWAARGPAGVVGARDRLPAAGAALVNGTLAHAMDFDDSHMLSVLHPSASVIPAALAVAETTNASGAALLDAITVGTEICIRLGVAAYNERLGNSVFFDRGQHATSICGTLGAAAAAAMLYGLDAAGIASALGIAASMGAGLLEANRTGGSVKRVHCGWAAHAGVSAAEFAAAGVTAPPTALEGRFGFFHAWCGDLADPNAVLSHLGDEWETSQIIFKPYPCNHFTHPGIDAALQLKAEGLRADDVASIELSVASPTLRTIGEPAEIKMRPPNGYAAAFSGPYTVAAALLGGGGLGVWFDDFDDAHVHDAARRALAAKVRCVADPWCDARFPAGLPAVMRVTTVDGHAREARIESSKGTNARPLTEQELTAKFMLAAGATLGMPAALALRDAVSALVDGGPLAPLIELTSGGAGASGTDTGGSLD; this is encoded by the coding sequence ATGAGCGCAGCCGATCTGACCATCACACGGGCCGCCGCACGCCGCGCCGGGCCCGTCGCCACGCCGCCCGCCGACGGCATCGTCGGCGCGCTCGGCCGCTTCGCGGCCGCGGTGCGCATCGACGGGCTCGAACTGCAATTGCGCGAGGAAGCCGCCGCGCGCGTGCTCGATCTGCTCGGCAACAGCCTGATTGCGCATCGCGAGCCCGTCGCGCACGCGGTGCTGCGCGTCGTGCGCGGCTGGGCGGCGCGCGGCCCGGCGGGCGTCGTCGGCGCGCGCGACAGGCTGCCCGCCGCGGGCGCCGCGCTCGTCAACGGCACGCTCGCGCATGCGATGGACTTCGACGATTCGCACATGCTGTCGGTGCTGCATCCGAGCGCGTCGGTGATTCCCGCGGCGCTCGCCGTCGCCGAGACGACGAACGCGTCGGGCGCGGCGCTCCTCGACGCGATCACGGTCGGCACCGAAATCTGCATCCGGCTCGGCGTCGCCGCGTACAACGAGCGGCTCGGCAACTCGGTGTTCTTCGATCGCGGCCAGCACGCGACGTCGATCTGCGGCACGCTCGGCGCCGCGGCGGCCGCGGCGATGCTGTACGGGCTCGATGCGGCGGGGATCGCGTCGGCGCTCGGCATCGCCGCGAGCATGGGCGCGGGCCTGCTCGAAGCGAACCGCACGGGCGGCTCGGTCAAGCGCGTTCATTGCGGCTGGGCCGCGCATGCGGGCGTGAGCGCGGCGGAATTCGCGGCGGCGGGCGTCACCGCGCCGCCGACCGCGCTCGAAGGCCGGTTCGGCTTCTTCCACGCGTGGTGCGGCGATCTCGCCGATCCGAACGCGGTGCTGAGCCATCTCGGCGACGAATGGGAGACGAGCCAGATCATCTTCAAGCCATATCCGTGCAACCACTTCACGCACCCGGGCATCGACGCCGCGCTGCAGCTGAAGGCCGAGGGCCTGCGCGCGGACGACGTGGCGTCGATCGAGCTGAGCGTCGCGAGCCCGACGCTGCGCACGATCGGCGAGCCCGCCGAAATCAAGATGCGCCCGCCGAACGGCTATGCGGCCGCGTTCTCGGGGCCGTATACGGTCGCGGCCGCGCTGCTCGGCGGCGGCGGGCTCGGCGTCTGGTTCGACGACTTCGACGATGCCCACGTGCACGACGCCGCGCGGCGCGCGCTCGCCGCGAAGGTGCGTTGCGTCGCCGATCCGTGGTGCGACGCGCGCTTTCCGGCGGGGCTGCCGGCGGTGATGCGCGTGACGACCGTGGACGGGCACGCGCGCGAGGCGCGCATCGAATCGAGCAAGGGCACCAATGCGCGGCCGCTGACCGAGCAGGAGCTGACGGCGAAGTTCATGCTGGCCGCGGGCGCGACGCTTGGCATGCCGGCGGCGCTCGCGCTGCGCGATGCGGTGTCGGCGCTCGTCGACGGCGGGCCGCTCGCGCCGCTCATCGAGCTGACGTCCGGCGGGGCCGGCGCGTCGGGGACGGATACGGGAGGCTCACTTGACTGA